CGAGTAGCGCCGGAGGGATCGAACTGGATGGCATGCTCCCACGGCGTGCGACTTGTGCCGCATAACGGGCAGGATGGGAGATTGGCATCGATCCATTCGGTCGCCTTGTCGGTGCTCGTGGCCGCATCTCTCTTGAACTCCATGGATTTCGTGCGGTATAACTCAGTAATGCCTATTTATCATTCGACCGCCACCGTAGGCGAGAATCGTTCTGCTGGCTAGCCTCATCGGCGTTAATCCTGCGGTCTGCCGAAGGCGTATATGCCCTCGCATCAGGCTTTCCGGCCAAGCCTTCTCGTTCGACCTCATGTCCAAAGGAGCACGCATGATAGATCTCCAAGGAGGCGATGGACCGAGATAAAGGGCGGTGAGCGCTGCTGAAGATCCTCACCCCGATCCGAGATAGTACACCCCTTCGACGGAAAGCAAAGTAAATGAGGTCCCTGGCCCCAATAGTTGCTGATAATGGAGCAGTTCAGGGGCGGGACAAGGGAGGGAAATGTTATTAGTAACGGCAGGGCCAGAGCGGAGACCGATAGCACGATGGTTGGAGGCCATGTGCTAAGCGGGACCCAAGGATAGGACTATGGGCCTGGTACGTAACGTCACCAAGAACGCTCTATCCATCGGCACGGTCCAGCTACTGGCCCAGATCAGTACATTCATCCTATCCATCTATCTTGCCCGCTATCTGGGCACCGAGAACTACGGTGCTTACACCCTGGCTTTCTCCCTCACCTCCCTGGTGTTCCTCATCGCCGACTTCAACCTGAACTTCCAGATGGTGGTCAACGTGGCGCCCAATAAGGGCCAGGCGCCGCAGTACCTCGCCAATACTCTGTTCCTAAGGGCTGTACTGGGGATCGTAGCCTTGGTCGTCACCTTGGCCATAGTGATGGTCGAGGAACAACCCACGGCCGTTTCCTACGCCATTATGATCATCGCCCTGGCCACCGCTTTCAATTGGTTGAACCAGTCGTTCAACGCGATGTATACCTCTTTCGAGCGCATGCATCTGACACTGCTCACCTCGTCCATCGAGAGAATCTTCACGGTCACCGTGGCCATCGTAATGGTGGTCGTCGGGTTCGGCCTGGACACGGTGGCCATGGTCGTCCTGGCCGGCTCTTTGCTCCAATTCGTCCTTGGTTATGTGGTCTGCTCCCGCTTGGTGGTCAGGCCAGCCCGACGACCCATCATCGGTCAGGCGGTCAGGCAGCTCAGGGAGGCGGTCCCATACTCGGTGATGAACGTGTTCATCGTGTCCCTGTACTCGGTGAACGCTGTGCTGGTACAGCTCATCATTCTATGGATGGGAGGGACCCACTCCGCCGCATACACCGCCACCGGCATGTTCAACGTCTCTTTCAACATGGTCACGGCGCTCATCGCCATACCCAACGTGTTGATCACCTCCCTGCTCCCGGTGGTCTCCCGCATGTACAAGAACTCGGTTGACGCGACCCAGCTCATGCAACAGAAGGTCATGAAGTTCATGTTCACCCTGGGGCTGCCGATAGCCGTAGGGGGGGTTATCCTGGCGGACCAGATCGTTCTCCTGTTCTATGGGCCAGCGTACGCCCAGTCCGCCACGGTCTTCCGTATCCTGATACCAGCGGTGGCCATCAGCTTTTTCGACTCCGGGATGGGAAGCGTGCTGGCGTCGGCCAAACGGGTCCATCTGATCACCGTGGCCAATGGTGTGGGGGCGCTGTTCAACCTGGCCTTCTGCTTCGCCTTCATCCCGTTTTTCTATCAAGACGGGGCGGCCCTAGCCTTCACCCTGGCATACCTGGTCCTAGTCTCCCTGACCTTCTACTTCCTGAGGACGCGGGTGTTCAGGATCAACGTCACCGAGATCTTGTTCAAACCCCTCCTGGCAGTCGGCGGCATGGGCGTGGCTCTGCTGCTCGTTTCGAGCATGAACTTGTTTGTGGCCATCGCTATCGGAGTGGCCGTATATTTCGGGCTGATCTTCCTCCTTCAAGCCATCAATCAGGAGGATAAGGAGATCCTGATGAAGATCATGAAGAAGTCGTGACCAAAGCTTCGTATCGCCTGCACAGCCTATGACTCCAACCGGCTGCCACAGGAGGGACAGGACACGAATTTGTCGATGCCGCAGGGGAACGGAGCGGTCTCCGGTACCGCCACCTCCCTGCCTGCTAGAACGTCGTCCAGAGCGTTGCGCAGGTCATTGGTCGTGACGAAAGCGGCGTTGGGCGAATCGTCGATCCGCCCACGATACCGCAGTATCCTACCTTGATCAAGGAGAAAGGCGTGGAGGGTGAGCTGGGCACCGTAAGCCCGGGCCACGGCACCTTCCACGTCCTTGAGATAAGGGAAGTTAAAGCCCCTCCTCTCCGACATCTCGATCATCTCTAAGTAGCTCTCGGAAGGGTTCTGGCTAGGGCTATCGGAGTTAATGGCGACCAGTTGCATCCCGCGGCCCCCATACGCGTCCTGGAGAGCTATCATTCTGCCTACATAGGCCTGAGCCGCGGTGCAACGGTTGGCCATGAAGACGATGATGATAGCCTGCTTTCCAGCGAACGAGGAGAGGGATGCGGTACGTCCGTCGACGCTGAGTAGCCCTTCGAAATTGGGTGCTGGCTGGCCGATGGTGAGGGGAACGGGCCGAGTATCCTGCATCATGTTACTCCACTTCCTGAAACGATGGGGGCTGTTGGCTTCACGCTCCAGGCTATTCGTCCCGTAGACCTCGCCCCCGACATAGTCCGGACCGCTGGAACGGCGGACAGCCTTTGAACCCCCGCATATTATACCGTTTGTCTGGCGTGACTGCCACCATACATGCGCCGGTTCATTTCCAGCGGACGGCAAACTATATGGGGGGGGGTTCATAAATGACCTCAGACCATGGTATCGAAGAAAGGCGTGGTCGCGATCGTTCTGGTCGTGGCCGGCCTCCTTTTGGTCCTGGCCCTCGTGCCTAGGGGCATGCTGACGGGGGCATCGGCCATGAACGTCCCTACGACCAATGTACTCCTGCATGAGGATGCCGAGGAGTCGAACTACAGCATATGGGACGCCCGTTGGATCCGCAGCGACGCCAACCCGGCCTCTGGCGATGATCACTGGTGCCGAACCATGCATGACTACCATGACGGCAATCATTCGATCTATTGTGCTAGGATCGGTGCCAACAGCCACTACATGATTCCCATTCGGATGGCAGATGGGAGCACGGGATATGTTCAGCCCTGGAATGTCAATGTCACCGGCCTTCCTGCCACTACCCCTCAAACGCAGTGGGTGATGAGATATGATACCGACCAGGATGCCCTCATGCGCAGAGCTGTCCCCAACGCGCAATATTACGCCAACCTCTCCCTGACTTTCTGGTTCTGGTCTCACACCGGCTCCTCCGACGCTAAGCAACCGGGCACCAACGCCTCGGTCGGCTACGACTTCCTCAACGCCGTTTACTACACCGGGAGCGGCAATAGCGTGACGAAGCACGTCCTGTGGACCGACAACTATCAGGAAGCAACGGCCCAGAGGTGGCTCCAGGTAAAGGTGTCCGTTCCCAACAACGCCACCATGGTGGGCTTCGAGTTCGTGTCCGGGACGAAGGCACCGCAGGGGGGCGATGCGACCAACGCGTTCGCTTCCAGCGGAGTGAGGATGCAGAAAGGCGGGATGCTTGAGGGGGCCTACCTCGATGGCATATACGTCAATGGATCGGACCCCTCTCCCAATCTGCCCCTGACCACGAGCGTGGAAGAGTTGCCGTCCTTCCTGAACAGCACCGGGTTTCCGATCGATGTCGTCGCCGACCGGCCATCGGACCTGAGCCATGTGAGTCTGTACTACCGGACGAGCGGTGAGAGCGCCTGGACCAAGTACACGACATCGTCCAACCGGGACGGTAAATTCTCTTCGACCCCCATCATGTTCATCGCCCCCAGCAACGGGACGTACGAGTTCATGACTCAGGGGGTGGACCTGAATGGCGTGGCAGAACCGCTGCATAATAAGGCCGACGCGTGGACCACCGTCGGTCCACCAGTCCAGGAAACCTCCTCCAACACCGGCGGATCGTCCTCAAATAAGTAGGGCGATCCGCGCCCATTATCGTTCCACTATCCATGCCGTTGGATCTGTCGGCATGGTGGACAGGTAAGTATGTGCTGGGCAGCGGGTTCGTGGACACGCTGGGCCGTCAGAGCATAATGAGACTTTGTCGGAAAGCGAAGCATCAGGGACTCATGACCGTTGGATGGCCCTGAGCGCTGACCCGCGATCGCTAAAGGCGAGGCGGGTTCGCGCGGAGCCCCTGAACCTATATGTGCCCGTTCGACGCTACGGTCGCCGTGGAACGTCAGCATCACGAAAGTCCCCTCTTCACACTCCTACTGTTCGTCATCCTCTTCTCGGGCCTGATTGCGTCTGCCCTCGATCCCACCGGCATCGCGGCCGCCCAGGGACGGGTGACAGATATCGGAACGCTCTCCGGCGTGCAGTTTGCGTTGTTCATTATAGGTTCGGCATTGGTTCTGATGGGCTTCATCATCCGATTCGTGGCCATCGTCACACTGAAGCGTAACTTCTCTGGCCGGCTGCGCATAAGGGAAGGGCATACACTGACCACGAACGGCATATATCACTGGGTCCGTCATCCTGCCTATCTGGGGGCCATCCTCCTGTTCTTAGGCATACCTGTGATGTTCTCCAGCCTGCTCGGCTTCCTGGTTATGTCGTTGCTGATCCCCTGCCTTCTGCACCGCATCAAGTTGGAGGAGCGCATGATGATCGGACAGTTCGGAGCCGAGTATGAGGAATATACTCGGTACAGCAAGAAGCTCATCCCATTTATCTATTAGCGGAGCGGCGAGACCCTCGACAGTTAAGGGGCGCCAATGCCATGACAGTCCATGCCTTCAACTACGGCAGGGGCTTGGCCCAGGCCGTCGGAAAATCTCGTCAAGCTGCTGGACACCCACGTATCCAGGTTCGTGGCGGAGAGAGTGTGATGTTCGGTCGCCATGTTACTTCGTCCATGGGAACATGTTCGCCGGCGTTTTCGGGGATAAGCTCTTCCTTAGACTCTCCTCTCAGGACAGGGAACACATCCATGAGAGGGGACTGGGGGGTCCATTCGAGCCGGTCAAGGGCGAGAGATGAAGGAGAGCCGAACGTTGAGCCTCAAGGTCTTGAACGACGAAGGAAAGCATGTTCCCTGGTTCGAACGATCCTTCACCCACACGAACGGTTTGAGATCGAAGCGAGTGGTCCCCGACCTCAAGGGACGGGAGCCGGCGCGGTCGCCCAGCAACGGCAGGTCGGCCTCGAGCGATTAAAGGCTAGGTGCCTAGTCTCGATCACGGTACGAAGAGGAAGTTGCCGAACTGCCACATGTCCTCGTGATGGTCGTTCGCCGGGTTCTCCTTGAAGTACACCTTCCGGTTTTTCAACGGTGTCCAGTCCGAAGGCGTGGAGATGAATTTACCTAGGTAGGGCATGGCGATCTTCAGCACGTAATCGTGGGGCAGGTCTTCCGCCGAGCATAATCCCTTCCGGGGATTCTCAATCATCCACATGACCGCAGACACCACACCCAAGGCGACCTGGACGGTGGTCGCGTTCTGTCCGGGTATGAGCTTCCTGGCCTGCTCTATGGTAAGAATGCTCCCGCACCACCAGGAGCCGTACTCGTGGCCCATTAGGAGGGCTCCGAGGATATCCGCCCCTGAGACTATCTCCTTCTCTAGGATTCGGAGCTTTGGTTGGATCTTGTAGTTCCTGCACCTCAGCTCGTGCAGTGACACCATGGTATCGTCGCACGGCATGTAAGAATAGCACACCGTGGGCCTGTAAATCGCCTTTCCATCCTTCCAAACGGTAAGCTTGTCGGACAGGCCGAAAGATTCCCCGTGCCTTATGGCCATTCCTACGATCTCACAATCGGGGACCCAGGACCTTACCCATGTGTTCATACCCATCTGTGCGAGCATGATTTGGTTCTTCGGTCCGAAATCGGGGCAGTATGCGAGAGGAGGCAGGGCCTTCTCATGCGTGCCCCAGCCGATCTCCGCCGGAGCAGTGCCCTCCTCCCTCAGGCCCTCGATGCTCCAGGTCCCCACGAACTCATCGACCTTCTTGGGATTATTGGTTATCTGGGTATCCCGCTCCGAACAGTGGATGACCTTGACGCCCAAAGTCCTCGAAAGCTCCGCAAAATTCCTTGATCGTACAAGCTCTTGCAGGAGCGCGGCCCTTTTCTCGGTCACCTTCTTGTCCTTAATAAGCCGCTCCGATATGTCGACCAACGCCTGCTTGACAAAATGGGAGATCAGGCCGGGATTGGCCCCGTGATCAACGACCGCCGTTACTCCGCCATCCCAGCCCTTCACCATCTCCCGCAGACGCATCTGCCGGGAATAGAGGGACTTCTCCACCGGGTCCTTCGACCCCACCTCGGACAGGGAGTCCCAGACCTCCACCGAGGTGTTCAGATACAGCACCTCATGGTCGTGGCACCACTGGATGATGGCGTTAGCGTCTATGTTCCAGGCCAGGTCGATGAGCAATCCCCCTGGGGACAGGTGTTCGGAGAGGACGGAATCGAGGTTCTCCGGCGTTATCCTCCGCTGCCGATACTTGATTCCCTTGCTGGTCCATCTTCTCAGGGCTGAGGACTTGTCCTCGAAGTCGATGATGGTGATATTTTCGTACGGGATTTGGATATGACGCAACAGGATGGGTAGCGTACATCGAGCTACAGAACCATAACCTATGATCAGAACCTTGCTGTCGAAGTTCATCATCTAAGAGAGTCCTCTTTGGCCTTGATAGATTTGGAATCGTATACTTGTAAAAAAAGGTTCCTTTATCGGAACATATATTCTCAGACTGGATGGGGGACGGGGGAGTGAGTGGCCGTCGGGGTCATGTATTCGGTCCCACTAACATGAGAGTGAGGTCGCGAGCTCGCTTGAGCCTTACCTCCTTCAGGAACATGCTGGCCAAGCTTCGAAACGGCATAAGCCGGGACGAGGGTGCTCATGGGTGAGGGGCGAGCCCCTACACCAATGCCTGGTTCGGAGTATGAGCACTGGGGCACTTTCACTCCCCTCCCCCCGAAAAAGGGGTCAAGGATGAGCCATACTTCCGTACCATGAACGAATGCGCTGACGTCATCAAGAAGCACGTCTGCCCGGCATGCGGTGCCGAAGCCGTGATGCGCTTCCGATACAATGATGAGAACATGGAGGCTTCGTGCTCACGGTGCGGAGCGCTGGTGCGGTGGAATTCCGGCAAGGAAATGGCAGGTGAGTTCTTCAGCAGCCCCTTGGAGTACGAGCAGCAAGGGCTCACGCCGTAGGTCGTCGGTCGGGCTCGGCGGCTCAGGCAGGGGGGACAGGCGCGAGCCGAGGCGTAATGGTATCCGATCGTCATTCGAGGAGGGCAGTCCTCCCAGGCTGCCGACAGGCCGCGCGTTTCATTCATCAAAGGTCGGCATATGTCAGTCCACAATGAACTCGACGTCGTTGGCCCTGTTCCTGCGGGCATTGGTGCGGGAGATCATTCCTGCCTCCATCCATCCTGCGCTTATCAGCCCAGCCGGAGCGAGGCAATTGGCGGACATGCGACAATTGCAGTAGCGGCTGATGATGCCGCTATTCGCCTTATCTGTCAGGTCGGTCAGGGAGATGCTTTCCAGACCTTCGGCGAACTCTTTGACGTTGACGCAGTCGGTTTCTATCCTGCAATTAAAGTTGCCATCCTCCGCCATATCTACCGTGATCAGGTGCGTCTTGCCGCATAGCCGCATGTTGACCTTGACCTTAGCTGTCATCTACCCGCCTCTTCTTGCTTTACGCAAGACACGAAACAAAGGAGCCATAAGTGCTTTTACCCAACTTTCGCGGTAACCGTGTTCGGACGGCAGACGGGGCATCGTAGAATGAGGAGAAGGCCGGCCATCGGCCGAGTCCAATGATAATCTCCAGACCAATCGAGGGTGGTAAAAAACGGGACTATGGTTAAAAGCATCGCCGACCTTTTCCTGCCGATGAGCGTCGACGCAGAGAACGTCCTACCACCACCGAACCAGAAGTGGCACATGCATGCCGAGAAGAGGTTTACCAGCCCTTTCACCGGTCAGAAGTTCGACCGCATAGATGTCGATGCCATGATGCTCTCCCACGCGGCTGTCATCTCCGGGTACACCATCAACGACTTCTACACCAACCCCGAACTGGGAGCATGGTGCGTGGCCAATGCTTCGGAGATGTATGATCTCATACCCATGACCCACTGGTACTTCTCCCTTCCCTGGGTCGCGGAGCTGGGGGCGGAGATCGAGTTCAAGCCCCTTCTGCCGCCCACGGTGAGAGAGCCGAACGTCAAGGACCTGGAGATGGTAGACAAGATCGAGGTTCCGGACGTGAAGGAGATGGAGAACAGCTGGACCGGTCAGCGGATGGTCCGCGTGCACGATTATGTGCTGAAGCACCTTCCCCAGAAGTTCATACCGATGACCTACACCTCCGATCTTACAGGAGGAGGGGCACAGCTTTGCGGCATCGAGAACTTCATCATGTGGACGATGACCGAGCGGGACGCCGCCCACAAGCTCATATCCAAATATGCCGAGGTGGCGACAAATGGTGCCGAGATGATGGCCAACCGGTACGGGATGGCGCTCATCTCGACCGGCTCGGTCCTGGCGAACAACGACATCTTCTCTGATGCCGACATCGAGGACCTCTCGGCGAGATATCTCCACAAGTTCGTGGACAATTGCCTCAGGAAGGGGGCAGGACCACAGGTCCTCTACCATCTGTGCGGCAATCACGAGACCTCCTACAAGATGTTCAAGGACCGGCTGGTGTTCACACCCTTCACCATAATGCACGCCGGTTACAAGGGAAGGGATGTGTTTCCGTCGGACCTGTTGATGAGGGAGTTCGGAGACGTGGCGACCATCATGGGATCGGTAGACACCAAAATGATGATCCTCCCGAACCCGAAGCGGGTCTACGAGCAGGCCAAGGAACAGCTCATCAGAGGGCGGGATAGCCGTAACGGCTACATCCTGGGCACCGCGTGCGAACTGCCGCCCGATGCTCTGCCGGCCAACGTGTTCGCCCTTGTCCAGGCAGCCAGGGACTACGGCACCTACGGAACGTGGTGAGAACGATGGGCTCGGAAGCCGGACAGGCGATAGAGGGGGAGCTGGAGAGGATGGCGAGGGACAGCGGAGCGACGGCGTTCGTTCGACTGGATGCCTCCCAGGTGGTCACGGCCCATTGGGTCCGGCTGCGCTGCCAATATGGGTGCAAGTATTACGGAACGCGGCTGACCTGCCCCCCCTACAGCCCTACACCGGAAGACACGAGGAAGGTGCTGGACGAGTACAGGACGGCATACTTGATCCGTTACGAGGGATTCCTCGGCTTTGACACCTATCCGCCCCAGAACCTATATGGTGGGCTAAAGAAGATGAGTGTGAAAGCATGCGACGCGGGGTTCGACATGGAGAGGCACGCTTTCCTGGCCGGCTACTACAAGGCTTACCTGTACGGTGCTCACCGATGCTACCGATGCGATACCTGCGCCCTTGAGGAGGGTAAGACCAAGTGCCGGTTCCCGGTGAAGGCCAGGCCGTCGATGGAGTCGGCGGGCATCGATGTGTTCGCCACCGCCAAGAACGCAGGCATCGAGGCCCACGTGATCAAGGATAAGGCCGTATTGTCACCAGAGATGTTGCCGACCTTCATGCTTCTATTACTGGAGTGAGCTGCAGGATCGTACGGAGGGTGCCTTCCATCGGTTGCCGATGATGGCCACAGAGACCGCTCCAGCGGGGGTGTACGCGGTCAAGACCCATGCCAGGTCGGAAGCGCCCACCTGAAGGTCCTCCGCCACCATCGGCAGAGCGGGCAGGAGGATGGTCTCGATGAAAATCGTCAGAAGGGCCAGCACGGCCATGGCGATGATGAGATGAAAACCTTTAGCCTCATCCATTTGTTGTTTGACCAGTGCATGGCACCCATATTTTGGATGTTTTCCATCAGGTCCGTCTCCGTGATGGAAGGGGAAAAAGGAGGGTTCGATTTCAAACTGATTGATCCGACGGTGAAGGACGGCAACCGCCGACCGGACCTCACTAAATGATTAGGTCGGTGGAGGCGCGCATTGCCGATGTCATTCGTGCCGTGGCTGGGACCGGGCATTGCCCCGGTGCAACAGACGGTCTGCAGGTCATTCCCTTCCTTCGCCCCGACAATGACAGCGGCCCCCTATCGTGCGCTGAGCCCCTGTGCATTTTCCACCTTATCATTATCAATAAGGATATTTAAGATAAAAGCAGTAGCCAGCATTTTATCTGCCGCTCAAGATTTCAGTGGAAATGAAGGGGTCGCCCCTGACCCTTTGATACTCCGCAGCACCGTGACAGCCTGTAGCGCCAACGTTCCAACGCCACCAAGCGATGGGGGGATGGAGAAAGAGCTGGTCAAGACGCGGCTTGGGCGATCGACATGTACGTACGATGCAGATCAAGGGAGTGGGGATGATTTTGCGCCTATGACCAGCGCGCATACTACGCGGCAGCGCTATAAACGGTTTTGCGTCGGTGAGATGAGACCGACCCAGGCTCCGATCAAATCGTTATGAAAGGGGCAGGATCGTCAGCAGACCTTTTCCATGCATATTCCCTGGGCCGACAGGGGCCTTCGATGCACGCAGAACGATCATACTGGCCCTGGCTAGTCGCTCACTTTTTCATCTCTAGCGTCAGTATATACTCCTCATCGTTCTCCGTCGCGTCGTTGATAAGATACAGGATCACTCCATCCTTGGCGACCGGACACCTTCCGGTAGCCCTGAACTTCCGATACAGCCTCCGAGCGTTCGGATCTGTCTTTGGAGCGATGATCCGTATGGTCACTGAGGCGGTGAAGACCTTTGGGTTTTATTAAGGATAAGTGCGACGAAATAATTACGCATCTTGTACATCCTGCACTCTTCGTCCATATGGCGTTTATCGCTGGCCGATGAGACTAATGGCCCATCAATGATCGAAGGCTCGT
This genomic stretch from Methanomassiliicoccus sp. harbors:
- a CDS encoding saccharopine dehydrogenase C-terminal domain-containing protein; its protein translation is MNFDSKVLIIGYGSVARCTLPILLRHIQIPYENITIIDFEDKSSALRRWTSKGIKYRQRRITPENLDSVLSEHLSPGGLLIDLAWNIDANAIIQWCHDHEVLYLNTSVEVWDSLSEVGSKDPVEKSLYSRQMRLREMVKGWDGGVTAVVDHGANPGLISHFVKQALVDISERLIKDKKVTEKRAALLQELVRSRNFAELSRTLGVKVIHCSERDTQITNNPKKVDEFVGTWSIEGLREEGTAPAEIGWGTHEKALPPLAYCPDFGPKNQIMLAQMGMNTWVRSWVPDCEIVGMAIRHGESFGLSDKLTVWKDGKAIYRPTVCYSYMPCDDTMVSLHELRCRNYKIQPKLRILEKEIVSGADILGALLMGHEYGSWWCGSILTIEQARKLIPGQNATTVQVALGVVSAVMWMIENPRKGLCSAEDLPHDYVLKIAMPYLGKFISTPSDWTPLKNRKVYFKENPANDHHEDMWQFGNFLFVP
- a CDS encoding uroporphyrinogen decarboxylase family protein, with the protein product MVKSIADLFLPMSVDAENVLPPPNQKWHMHAEKRFTSPFTGQKFDRIDVDAMMLSHAAVISGYTINDFYTNPELGAWCVANASEMYDLIPMTHWYFSLPWVAELGAEIEFKPLLPPTVREPNVKDLEMVDKIEVPDVKEMENSWTGQRMVRVHDYVLKHLPQKFIPMTYTSDLTGGGAQLCGIENFIMWTMTERDAAHKLISKYAEVATNGAEMMANRYGMALISTGSVLANNDIFSDADIEDLSARYLHKFVDNCLRKGAGPQVLYHLCGNHETSYKMFKDRLVFTPFTIMHAGYKGRDVFPSDLLMREFGDVATIMGSVDTKMMILPNPKRVYEQAKEQLIRGRDSRNGYILGTACELPPDALPANVFALVQAARDYGTYGTW
- a CDS encoding DUF2284 domain-containing protein, which translates into the protein MGSEAGQAIEGELERMARDSGATAFVRLDASQVVTAHWVRLRCQYGCKYYGTRLTCPPYSPTPEDTRKVLDEYRTAYLIRYEGFLGFDTYPPQNLYGGLKKMSVKACDAGFDMERHAFLAGYYKAYLYGAHRCYRCDTCALEEGKTKCRFPVKARPSMESAGIDVFATAKNAGIEAHVIKDKAVLSPEMLPTFMLLLLE
- a CDS encoding thioredoxin family protein; translation: MQDTRPVPLTIGQPAPNFEGLLSVDGRTASLSSFAGKQAIIIVFMANRCTAAQAYVGRMIALQDAYGGRGMQLVAINSDSPSQNPSESYLEMIEMSERRGFNFPYLKDVEGAVARAYGAQLTLHAFLLDQGRILRYRGRIDDSPNAAFVTTNDLRNALDDVLAGREVAVPETAPFPCGIDKFVSCPSCGSRLES
- a CDS encoding flippase — translated: MGLVRNVTKNALSIGTVQLLAQISTFILSIYLARYLGTENYGAYTLAFSLTSLVFLIADFNLNFQMVVNVAPNKGQAPQYLANTLFLRAVLGIVALVVTLAIVMVEEQPTAVSYAIMIIALATAFNWLNQSFNAMYTSFERMHLTLLTSSIERIFTVTVAIVMVVVGFGLDTVAMVVLAGSLLQFVLGYVVCSRLVVRPARRPIIGQAVRQLREAVPYSVMNVFIVSLYSVNAVLVQLIILWMGGTHSAAYTATGMFNVSFNMVTALIAIPNVLITSLLPVVSRMYKNSVDATQLMQQKVMKFMFTLGLPIAVGGVILADQIVLLFYGPAYAQSATVFRILIPAVAISFFDSGMGSVLASAKRVHLITVANGVGALFNLAFCFAFIPFFYQDGAALAFTLAYLVLVSLTFYFLRTRVFRINVTEILFKPLLAVGGMGVALLLVSSMNLFVAIAIGVAVYFGLIFLLQAINQEDKEILMKIMKKS
- a CDS encoding isoprenylcysteine carboxylmethyltransferase family protein: MERQHHESPLFTLLLFVILFSGLIASALDPTGIAAAQGRVTDIGTLSGVQFALFIIGSALVLMGFIIRFVAIVTLKRNFSGRLRIREGHTLTTNGIYHWVRHPAYLGAILLFLGIPVMFSSLLGFLVMSLLIPCLLHRIKLEERMMIGQFGAEYEEYTRYSKKLIPFIY